A window from Candidatus Methylomirabilis sp. encodes these proteins:
- a CDS encoding ribbon-helix-helix domain-containing protein, with protein MPYPEVSRRGERVRRRENAIAKVVLSTYIEPSQKAALETLSRSTRVPVAEYIREAIDLVLARYAHLVRAPAAGGNAPAKSGPGRGGRRRGGRHG; from the coding sequence ATGCCGTATCCTGAAGTATCCCGCAGGGGGGAGCGGGTCCGCCGGAGGGAGAACGCCATCGCCAAGGTCGTCCTCAGCACCTACATCGAGCCCAGCCAGAAGGCCGCCCTCGAGACCCTTTCCCGGAGCACCCGGGTCCCCGTCGCCGAGTACATTCGGGAGGCGATCGATCTGGTGCTGGCCCGCTACGCCCACCTGGTGCGCGCACCGGCGGCTGGCGGGAATGCGCCCGCGAAGAGCGGGCCCGGCCGGGGCGGCCGGCGCCGCGGAGGCCGACACGGATGA
- a CDS encoding diguanylate cyclase, producing the protein MSGGEAQLPLPALPPATPRLTKAAFPAHLPLRSAAAIFAGAALLLAGWRLLVASRPTLPLWAEVLPDLILLLLACLALSAVFLRELTRTAKLAITDGLTGLFNHRHMQQRLAEEVARAERFGHPVSALMIDIDRFKRFNGTYGHQAGDRVLAAIARLIRETIRATDVPARYGGEELAVILPQTSLVNACGLAERLRAAVDGLKFQPRRAAHPVRVTISVGVATYPDHAANTAELIDGADQALFQAKRDGRNLVRAFERREHPREPVPAVERRRPAGALVQLPLIEV; encoded by the coding sequence ATGAGCGGCGGCGAGGCGCAGCTCCCCCTCCCCGCCCTCCCCCCGGCGACCCCCCGTCTCACGAAGGCCGCCTTCCCGGCTCACCTCCCCCTCCGCTCGGCAGCGGCCATCTTCGCGGGGGCCGCCCTTCTCCTGGCGGGGTGGCGGCTCCTGGTGGCCAGCCGCCCCACCCTTCCCCTCTGGGCCGAGGTCCTCCCCGACCTGATCCTGCTCCTCCTGGCGTGCCTGGCGCTGAGCGCCGTCTTCCTCCGGGAGCTCACCCGGACCGCCAAGCTGGCCATCACCGATGGCCTCACCGGTCTGTTCAACCACCGGCACATGCAACAGCGGCTGGCCGAGGAGGTGGCCCGGGCCGAGCGCTTCGGCCACCCGGTCTCCGCCCTCATGATTGACATCGACCGGTTCAAGCGGTTCAACGGGACCTACGGCCACCAGGCGGGAGACCGGGTCCTCGCCGCCATCGCACGCCTGATTCGGGAGACCATCCGGGCGACCGACGTCCCCGCGCGCTACGGCGGCGAGGAGCTGGCCGTCATCCTGCCCCAGACTTCCCTGGTCAACGCCTGCGGGCTCGCCGAGCGGCTCCGGGCGGCGGTGGATGGGCTGAAGTTCCAGCCGCGCAGGGCGGCCCATCCGGTCCGCGTCACCATCAGCGTCGGGGTTGCCACGTACCCGGACCATGCAGCGAACACGGCCGAGCTGATCGATGGGGCCGACCAGGCCCTCTTCCAGGCCAAGCGGGACGGGCGGAACCTGGTACGGGCCTTCGAGCGCCGGGAACACCCGCGGGAGCCGGTGCCGGCTGTGGAGCGGCGCCGCCCGGCGGGCGCGCTGGTTCAGCTTCCCCTGATCGAGGTGTAG
- a CDS encoding Hsp20/alpha crystallin family protein: MGSQDDPLASLFQSLRGRVDELMESFTHRDRPAIARDRAWKPAVDIYETPHAVVVFVDIPGMRREEIEVTLQDNVLRIAGYRRGAVPEGVRTCHQMEIDSGPFERRLRIDLPIDARQISAQYQDGFLRITLPKATANDPGRVEIVSG; this comes from the coding sequence ATGGGCAGCCAGGACGATCCCCTTGCAAGCCTCTTCCAGTCCCTCCGCGGCCGGGTGGACGAGCTGATGGAGTCGTTCACGCACCGCGACCGCCCGGCCATCGCCCGGGACCGGGCCTGGAAGCCGGCGGTGGACATCTACGAGACTCCCCACGCCGTGGTCGTCTTCGTGGACATCCCCGGGATGCGACGGGAGGAGATCGAGGTCACCCTTCAGGACAACGTGCTGCGCATCGCCGGCTACCGCCGTGGCGCCGTCCCCGAGGGTGTCCGCACCTGCCACCAGATGGAGATCGACTCCGGCCCGTTCGAGCGCCGCCTGCGGATCGACCTCCCCATTGACGCCCGCCAGATCAGCGCCCAGTACCAGGACGGCTTCCTGCGGATCACCCTGCCGAAGGCGACCGCGAACGACCCAGGCCGGGTAGAGATCGTCTCCGGCTGA